One window of Catharus ustulatus isolate bCatUst1 chromosome 3, bCatUst1.pri.v2, whole genome shotgun sequence genomic DNA carries:
- the ZC3H6 gene encoding zinc finger CCCH domain-containing protein 6, which produces MAFESLFSKPPNPVLDPNMPDSDRQHAGDEREDGELEDGEIDDAAYEDVKEHGSKGEDKQKNDKGHRKSRKKRKKEKEKKKSKRRRRDKHKHNSPSSDDSSDYSHDSDMERTERPHKKSSSSSYRDYDSSFSQHGHVSGNYMSSQKMQHKKNVKSKDYDNYSHYSDENFGNYNEEEKDEDFADQLKQYRQAKETSSGDLGPPFPKEPVKKQGMKGIQKGISQRGNNYSVGRGRGMQKKLKRKDRGRGRGGNKGSDGFHEDGKPVKKWVNMSQEFINQHTVEHKGKQICKYFLEGRCIKGEQCKFDHDAEIEKKKEICKFYIQGYCTKGENCIYLHNEFPCKFYHTGAKCYQGDKCKFSHAPLTAETKELLDKVLNNEEEPQNEDEKELEELRKRGIVPLPKPPPGVGLLPTPPEQYPFSESDMENYQDPSGDYKKIPSLFEIVVKPTVDLAHKIGKKPPSFYNSGSPPRPPFQGNDPHSQHMYNPGSSPGPGPGMGQGHNGPPMHPGSPGHHPCGGPQGPGMPHSPPMQGVPPGYMGPQNQTGMGMQGQQGGPPLTPPGMGGSYNSPGVQGHMVNMPRDNHCPPGPQYQQMPGDYEPMQNPADFYDNYYSHQAVHNFQPANNSGDGAWHGEFPDHQAHLMAPESHPGGSDSDCMGGHMGHNQGINVPDFLPAMQKALYVRLSQKHQRDGDSASSQGQRAMSKDEDDNVNWYSSSEEEEGSSVKSILKTLKKQSENFRNRQQHSTEQHMLGMPTDPRLAKDKGVGPQAADPRLRGSPRPNPRKPSESASLDPRLARDPRMHKVSEGGHPGSSLAGAKLDLHHAHAGVKVKQKGLDDDEEDSERELRERAFLIPLEPLPGVTLRDPRSQLRQFSHIKMDVTLMKPNFAKHIVWAPEDLLPIPLPKPDPVSSINLPLPPLIADQRLNKLRNLKNDPHPNAMPADPRLAAKAKNSLAGRGGYLDPSTDSHASSSSKLGDPRLQKNVDPRLHRLSSADAHHGVGKDSHPPKFDPRLARAPASSSQPSEAATPKSDPDALPPYAPKLSSSGGRLGAPGSILSGISLYDPRDHSSSSDAAPAASGENGENQKKSILKNSAKNEPSLAEDASQQKAASSTEKPTEGSAEAASDKANNSSKSQAKHSSAAPAVHNLPIQALSGLIRPQYSDPRQVRQPGQVTQAPESDPNGESDDKSLKDVFKTFDPTASPFC; this is translated from the exons ATGGCCTTTGAAAGCCTGTtctccaaacccccaaacccagttCTTGACCCAAACATGCCCGACTCTGACAGGCAACATGCAGGGGACGAAAG GGAAGATGGAGAGCTGGAAGATGGGGAGATAGATGATGCAGCCTATGAGGATGTGAAGGAACACGGCTCAAAAGGGGAggacaaacagaaaaatgacaaaGGCCACCGGAAATCCCGGAAAAAACgcaaaaaagagaaggaaaagaaaaaatccaaaaggagAAGACGGGACAAGCATAAG caTAACTCCCCTTCCAGCGATGACAGTTCTGACTACAGCCATGACTCCGACATGGAGCGCACGGAAAGGCCccacaaaaaaagcagcagctcttcctaCAGGGATTATGATTCCTCCTTCAGTCAG CATGGACACGTGTCCGGGAATTACATGAGTTCCCAGAAAATGCAGCataaaaaaaatgtcaaaagtaAGGACTATGACAACTACAGTCATTACAGTGATGAAAACTTTGGCAATTACAACGAGGAGGAAAAGGACGAGGATTTTGCTGACCAGCTCAAGCAGTACAGACAAGCTAAAGAGACTTCCAGTGGGGATTTGGGACCTCCATTCCCAAAGGAGCCAGTGAAGAAACAGGGCATGAAAGGGATCCAGAAAG gcATTTCCCAACGAGGGAACAACTACAGCGTTGGAAGAGGGCGTGGGATGCAGAAGAAGCTGAAGCGCAAAGATCGCGGCAGGGGCAGAGGCGGCAATAAAGGATCCGATGGCTTCCATGAG gatgGCAAACCAGTGAAGAAATGGGTTAATATGAGCCAGGAGTTCATCAACCAGCACACGGTGGAGCACAAGGGCAAGCAGATCTGTAAATATTTCCTCGAAGGGAGGTGTATTAAg GGGGAACAGTGTAAATTCGATCATGATGCAGAgattgagaagaaaaaggaaatctgCAAGTTTTACATCCAGGGTTACTGCACCAAAGGAGAGAACTGCATTTATTTGCACA ATGAATTCCCCTGCAAGTTCTACCACACAGGAGCCAAGTGTTATCAAGGAGATAAATGCAAATTCTCTCATGCTCCCCTGACTGCAGAAACCAAGGAGCTGTTGGATAAG GTTTTGAACAACGAGGAGGAACCTCAAAATGAAGAtgagaaggagctggaggagctgcggAAGCGGGGCATCGTTCCTCTTCCCAAACCCCCGCCGGGCGTTGGGCTGCTACCAACCCCCCCGGAGCAATATCCCTTCTCTGAGTCCGACATGGAGAATTACCAGGACCCTTCAGGAGATTATAAGAAAATCCCATCTCTTTTTGAAATCGTCGTGAAGCCCACTGTGGATCTGGCACACAAAATTGGGAAGAA GCCACCGAGCTTCTACAACAGCGGGTCACCGCCGCGGCCGCCGTTCCAGGGCAACGACCCACATTCCCAGCACATGTACAATCCCGGCTCGAGCCCAGGGCCGGGCCCTGGCATGGGCCAAGGACACAACGGGCCCCCGATGCACCCCGGTTCTCCCGGGCACCACCCCTGCGGAGGCCCCCAGGGGCCGGGAATGCCGCACAGCCCCCCCATGCAGGGCGTGCCCCCGGGATACATGGGCCCGCAGAACCAGACTGGAATGGGcatgcagggccagcagggtgggccTCCCCTCACCCCGCCGGGCATGGGGGGATCCTACAATTCCCCCGGAGTGCAGGGACACATGGTGAACATGCCAAGGGACAATCACTGTCCCCCGGGGCCGCAGTACCAGCAGATGCCCGGGGACTACGAGCCCATGCAGAACCCGGCCGACTTCTACGACAACTATTATTCCCACCAAGCTGTACACAACTTCCAGCCAGCCAATAATTCTGGAG ATGGAGCGTGGCACGGAGAATTCCCGGATCACCAGGCTCACCTCATGGCTCCAGAGTCGCACCCGGGCGGCAGTGACTCGGACTGCATGGGCGGCCACATGGGGCACAACCAGGGCATCAACGTGCCCGACTTCCTGCCCGCCATGCAGAAGGCTCTGTATGTGAGGCTCAGCCAGAAGCACCAGCGGGACGGAgactctgccagcagccagggccagAGGGCCATGAGCAAAGATGAAG ATGACAATGTCAACTGGTATTCCAGTAGCgaggaagaagagggaagcAGTGTTAAATCTATCCTCAAAACCTTAAAGAAACAAAGCGAAAACTTTAGGAATCGGCAGCAACATTCCACGGAGCAGCACATGCTTGGGATGCCCACGGATCCGAGGCTGGCCAAAGACAAAGGTGTGGGGCCTCAGGCTGCTGACCCCAGGCTCCGGGGCTCGCCCAGGCCCAATCCCAGGAAACCTTCGGAGTCGGCGTCCCTGGATCCCCGGCTGGCCCGCGATCCGCGGATGCACAAGGTCAGCGAGGGCGGCCATCCCGGCTCCTCGCTGGCCGGGGCCAAGCTGGATTTGCACCACGCCCACGCCGGAGTCAAGGTCAAGCAGAAAGGGCTGGATGACGACGAGGAGGACTCGGAGAGGGAGCTGAGGGAACGAGCTTTCCTCATTCCCTTGGAACCTCTGCCGGGCGTCACGTTGCGGGATCCCCGCTCGCAGCTGCGCCAGTTCAGCCACATCAAGATGGACGTGACCCTGATGAAACCCAACTTTGCCAAGCACATCGTGTGGGCCCCCGAGGACttgctccccatccctctgcccaAACCCGACCCCGTCTCTTCCATCAATTTGCCCCTCCCTCCGCTCATCGCCGACCAGAGACTGAATAAACTGCGGAATCTGAAGAACGATCCGCACCCCAACGCCATGCCAGCCGACCCCCGGCTCGCTGCCAAGGCCAAAAACAGCCTGGCGGGCCGGGGTGGCTACTTGGATCCATCCACAGATTCCCATGCCAGTAGCTCCAGCAAACTGGGGGATCCTCGCTTGCAGAAGAACGTCGATCCCAGACTCCATAGACTGTCGAGCGCAGACGCTCACCACGGAGTCGGGAAGGATTCCCACCCTCCCAAGTTTGATCCCCGCCTCGccagagctcctgccagctcatcccagccctcGGAAGCCGCGACTCCGAAATCCGACCCCGACGCTCTGCCTCCATACGCGCCCAAATTATCGTCCAGCGGCGGCAGGCTGGGCGCTCCCGGCTCCATCCTGAGCGGGATCAGTTTGTACGATCCCAGGGATCACAGCTCGTCCTCGGACGCGGCTCCGGCCGCTTCGGGAGAGAACGGCGAGAACCAGAAGAAAAGTATTCTGAAGAATTCCGCTAAAAACGAGCCGAGCCTCGCGGAAGACGCGTCCCAGCAGAAGGCTGCCTCCAGCACGGAGAAACCCACGGAAGGCTCGGCGGAAGCTGCCTCAGACAAGGCAAACAACAGCAGTAAATCTCAGGCCAAACACTCCAGCGCTGCTCCTGCCGTCCACAATCTCCCGATCCAGGCGCTGTCGGGGTTGATCCGGCCGCAGTACAGCGACCCCCGGCAGGTGAGGCAGCCCGGACAGGTGACGCAGGCCCCGGAGAGCGATCCCAACGGGGAGTCGGATGATAAATCCCTAAAAGATGTTTTCAAGACTTTCGACCCGACCGCTTCCCCCTTTTGTTAG